The Dictyoglomus sp. NZ13-RE01 genome segment AATATTGAGATAACTCTGGCTCGCAGGAGGAGGTCCTATACATACTGCCTCATCAGCCATTTGAACATGTAAGGAATCCTTGTCTGCTTCCGAATATACAGCTACTGTTTTTATACCTAATTCTTGGCAAGCTCTTATAATACGAACAGCTATTTCTCCTCTATTTGCTATTAATATTTTCTTAAACATAGTCTTACTCTGGTTCAATTAAGAATAATTTTTGTCCATATTCTACTGCTTGTCCATTTTCTACTAATATTTTTTTCACTCTACCTCTTATATTAGACTTAACCTCATTCATTAGCTTCATTGCTTCAATAATGCATAAAATTTGTCCAACTTCCACCAGATCATTTTCCTTAACAAAAGGTGGAGCACCTGGGGCTGGAGATCTGTAAAAAACGCCCACTAAAGGTGCAGTGATATAATGTCCCTCCTCGCTTTTTTCCTGCTTACCACTCTCAACTATTGTTTCTACAACTTTTGGACTTCCATTTGCCTTAGATAAATTTTCTGCTTTTTTAAGGATTAGTTTAACAGAACCATCCTCTAATACTAATTCTGCCAAATTTGATTGATTAAACAAATAAATTATTTCTTTTATATCTTCAAGATTCCATTCTCTCATATATTTTTCTCCTCATAGTTTCTTTCTCAAGCTCTTTCTACATATTTACCGTTTCTTGTATCAACTACAATTTTATCCCCAACTTGTATGAATAACGGAACCTGAACGACAATACCTGTTTCTAACTTTGCAGGCTTAGAACCACCAGAAACAGTATCTCCTCTCAAACCAGGATCTGTTTCTACAACTTCCAAAACTACAGTAGTAGGGAGCTCAATACCAATAGGTGCATTATCATAAAATAAGATGTTAACCATGGTTCCCTCTTTTAAATAATTTATTGCATCTCCTATCTGCTCCGAAGTAAGCATATACTGTT includes the following:
- the accB gene encoding acetyl-CoA carboxylase, biotin carboxyl carrier protein, with translation MREWNLEDIKEIIYLFNQSNLAELVLEDGSVKLILKKAENLSKANGSPKVVETIVESGKQEKSEEGHYITAPLVGVFYRSPAPGAPPFVKENDLVEVGQILCIIEAMKLMNEVKSNIRGRVKKILVENGQAVEYGQKLFLIEPE
- the efp gene encoding elongation factor P codes for the protein MISTNDFYPGLTIELDGEIYIVLEAQHVHMAQGQATVKAKLKNIKTGNVIRKTFKSEELVPQAIIDKKEVEYLYNTGDEYYFVDHETFEQYMLTSEQIGDAINYLKEGTMVNILFYDNAPIGIELPTTVVLEVVETDPGLRGDTVSGGSKPAKLETGIVVQVPLFIQVGDKIVVDTRNGKYVERA